One genomic segment of Candidatus Dormiibacterota bacterium includes these proteins:
- a CDS encoding transglycosylase domain-containing protein: MSQSRNPRRTPRASAYEPPSPGYRATGGGSSPGPQYGYRPPPQPPPGQKPRGGGKPPGGRPPGSGGRQPVSRFRRWFPWLAGALALLISGLVGYVLLTLKDLPDPGQQAAFARSIVIYDRKGREIQQVNQQGQYYHDVRLGAMGKWAPAATLAAEDRNFYHHGAIDYGATARAAFEDVTHRQY, encoded by the coding sequence ATGAGCCAGAGCCGCAATCCGCGCCGGACCCCCCGGGCCTCGGCGTACGAGCCCCCGAGCCCCGGCTACAGGGCCACTGGCGGCGGTTCCTCACCAGGTCCGCAGTACGGCTACAGGCCCCCTCCACAACCGCCACCCGGCCAGAAGCCGCGAGGCGGCGGGAAGCCACCCGGGGGTAGGCCACCAGGTTCTGGCGGCCGCCAGCCCGTAAGCCGCTTCAGGCGATGGTTTCCCTGGCTGGCGGGTGCCCTGGCGCTGCTCATCTCGGGTCTGGTCGGCTACGTCCTCCTGACGCTCAAGGACCTCCCGGACCCGGGCCAGCAAGCCGCCTTCGCCCGCTCCATCGTGATCTACGACCGGAAAGGCCGTGAGATCCAGCAGGTGAACCAGCAGGGCCAGTACTACCACGACGTACGCCTGGGCGCGATGGGCAAGTGGGCCCCCGCCGCCACCCTGGCCGCGGAGGACCGCAACTTCTACCACCATGGCGCCATCGACTACGGCGCGACGGCCAGGGCGGCATTCGAGGACGTCACGCACCGCCAGTAC